Proteins encoded within one genomic window of Oceanivirga salmonicida:
- a CDS encoding histidine-type phosphatase: MKNLKLFILLTTIMVGNITLTQENKLKENYKLKEVVVLSRHSVRAPLSAPDSVLGKITNHKWIEWSAPKSSLTLRGGVLETIAGQYFRKWTESEGLFDSKTCPNKDEINIYANSMQRTIATAKHFNVGFAPTCHIETYHRFEPSKMDPVFFPRLTKVTPQFIKEATKQINNLNGFKSLRELTKSLKPSFNEIEKVLDIKDSKACKEDNKMCNLNDYDTKISFKLNDEPRLTGSLKLGTIISDALILQYFEEPNDEKVTFGKKLTKEQYKKISKVKDTYGEVLFSAPIVAINVAHPLLVYIKDELNAKDRKFTYLVGHDSNLASVMSSLDIEEFELKNSVETKTPIGAKLMFEKWEDKKTKKIYVAINFMYQSTEQLRNLSILDLNNPPVIIPLKIKGLKTNKDGLYSFEDVIKKFNKAINAYENIK; this comes from the coding sequence ATGAAAAATTTAAAATTATTTATTTTATTAACAACAATTATGGTTGGGAATATAACATTAACTCAAGAAAATAAACTTAAAGAAAATTATAAACTTAAAGAAGTGGTTGTATTAAGTAGACATAGTGTAAGAGCTCCTTTATCAGCACCAGATAGTGTATTAGGTAAAATAACGAATCATAAATGGATAGAATGGTCTGCTCCTAAAAGTTCACTAACACTTAGAGGTGGTGTATTAGAAACTATAGCAGGTCAATATTTTAGAAAATGGACTGAAAGTGAAGGTTTATTCGATTCTAAGACTTGTCCAAATAAAGATGAAATAAATATATATGCTAATAGTATGCAAAGAACTATAGCAACAGCTAAACATTTTAATGTAGGATTTGCACCAACATGTCATATAGAAACATATCATAGATTCGAACCTAGTAAAATGGATCCTGTATTTTTCCCACGTTTAACTAAAGTAACTCCACAATTTATAAAAGAAGCTACTAAACAAATAAATAATTTAAATGGATTCAAAAGTTTAAGAGAATTGACTAAATCATTAAAACCTTCATTTAACGAAATCGAAAAAGTACTAGATATAAAAGATTCAAAAGCATGTAAAGAAGATAATAAAATGTGTAATCTAAATGATTATGATACCAAAATTTCTTTCAAATTAAATGATGAACCAAGATTAACTGGTTCTTTAAAATTAGGAACTATAATATCAGATGCCTTAATATTACAATATTTTGAAGAGCCCAATGATGAAAAAGTTACTTTTGGAAAAAAATTAACTAAAGAACAATATAAAAAAATATCTAAAGTAAAAGACACATATGGAGAAGTTCTATTTTCAGCTCCTATAGTAGCTATTAATGTTGCACACCCATTATTAGTGTATATAAAAGATGAATTAAATGCTAAAGATCGTAAATTCACATATTTAGTTGGTCATGATTCTAATTTGGCTTCTGTTATGAGTAGTTTAGATATAGAAGAATTTGAATTAAAAAATAGTGTTGAAACAAAAACACCTATAGGCGCAAAATTAATGTTTGAAAAATGGGAGGATAAAAAAACTAAAAAAATATATGTTGCAATAAATTTCATGTATCAGTCTACTGAACAATTAAGAAATTTAAGCATTTTAGATTTAAATAATCCACCTGTTATTATTCCTTTAAAAATAAAAGGATTAAAAACTAATAAAGATGGTTTATACTCATTTGAAGATGTTATAAAAA